In Streptomyces sp. SLBN-118, the following are encoded in one genomic region:
- a CDS encoding DUF6113 family protein has protein sequence MSVSGGRIAGYLGLAVFGALVGIAGSLVQGAWFPAGLVLALFATAGLFYGALLLTGTQLGVLAPAVGWLLAIVVLSVGRPEGDGMFSAGVGPLVFMLGGMAIAVMCATLPRLAQPGGGPSRLGK, from the coding sequence ATGAGCGTCAGTGGCGGCCGGATCGCCGGTTATCTCGGTCTCGCGGTGTTCGGCGCGCTCGTCGGCATCGCGGGCTCACTGGTCCAAGGAGCGTGGTTCCCGGCCGGGTTGGTGCTCGCGCTGTTCGCCACTGCCGGGCTGTTCTACGGCGCGCTGCTGCTGACCGGCACCCAGCTCGGCGTGCTGGCCCCCGCCGTGGGCTGGCTGCTGGCCATCGTGGTGCTCAGCGTCGGCCGCCCTGAGGGCGACGGCATGTTCTCCGCCGGTGTGGGACCGCTCGTCTTCATGCTCGGCGGAATGGCGATTGCTGTGATGTGTGCCACCTTGCCGCGCCTGGCGCAACCCGGCGGCGGCCCCAGTCGACTTGGCAAGTGA
- the mshB gene encoding N-acetyl-1-D-myo-inositol-2-amino-2-deoxy-alpha-D-glucopyranoside deacetylase — MKDLPARRLLLVHAHPDDESINNGATMARYAADGAQVTLVTCTLGEEGEVIPPGLAHLAPDRDDRLGPHRVGELAAAMKELGVTDHRFLGGPGRFRDSGMMGVPQNHRAGAFWNTAVDEAAAYLVEIIRSVRPQVLVTYDPRGGYGHPDHIQAHRVAMRAAELAADHAYGPGLGDAHSIAKIYWNRVPRSVAEEGFSRLRAAGADFPGIAVIDDIPGVVDDSEITTEIDGTPYAEKKAAAMRAHATQIAVDGPFFALSNDLGQPIFATEYYQLVRGEPGAPPGEREHDLFAGVAA, encoded by the coding sequence ATGAAGGACCTTCCCGCCCGTCGTCTGCTGCTGGTGCACGCGCACCCGGACGACGAGTCGATCAACAACGGCGCCACGATGGCCAGGTATGCGGCCGACGGCGCCCAGGTCACGCTGGTGACGTGCACGCTCGGGGAGGAGGGCGAGGTCATTCCGCCGGGCCTCGCCCACCTCGCGCCCGACCGGGACGACCGTCTCGGGCCCCATCGCGTGGGCGAACTGGCCGCCGCGATGAAGGAGCTGGGCGTCACCGACCACCGCTTCCTCGGCGGGCCCGGCCGCTTCCGGGACTCCGGGATGATGGGCGTCCCGCAGAACCACCGCGCGGGAGCGTTCTGGAACACCGCAGTGGACGAGGCCGCCGCGTATCTCGTGGAGATCATCCGCTCGGTGCGGCCGCAGGTCCTGGTGACGTACGACCCCCGCGGGGGCTACGGACATCCCGACCACATCCAGGCCCACCGCGTCGCGATGCGCGCCGCCGAGCTGGCCGCCGATCACGCCTACGGGCCCGGCCTCGGCGACGCGCACTCCATCGCCAAGATCTACTGGAACCGGGTACCCCGATCGGTGGCCGAGGAGGGCTTCTCGCGGCTGCGTGCCGCCGGAGCGGACTTCCCGGGCATCGCGGTGATCGACGACATTCCGGGTGTGGTGGACGACTCCGAGATCACCACCGAGATCGACGGCACACCGTACGCGGAAAAAAAGGCGGCGGCCATGCGCGCCCATGCCACCCAAATCGCCGTGGACGGCCCCTTCTTCGCACTCTCCAACGATCTGGGGCAACCGATCTTCGCCACGGAGTACTACCAGTTGGTGCGGGGCGAGCCGGGCGCGCCGCCCGGAGAGCGTGAGCACGACCTCTTCGCGGGAGTGGCGGCATGA
- a CDS encoding prolyl oligopeptidase family serine peptidase translates to MTTRLQLSFPRQYARTQRFTLGAPRAFTVSPDGSRVVFLRSASGTDRAGRLWVLDLDGGARRPQERLAADPEALLGGARETLSAEERARRERSREGSAGIVGYAVDQAVELAAFALSGRLYAAELRAGTARELPAPGPVIDPRPSPDGRHIAYVAQGALRLTGAEGEGDRALAEPEDEHTTYGLAEFVAAEEMDRSRGFWWAPESDRLLVARVDERHVRRWWISDPAHPDREPEQVAYPAAGTPNAEVRLFLLTLDGGRTEVSWERSRYPYLARVHWSAAGAPLLLVQARDQRTQLYLAVDPETGTTRTVHVDEDAVWLDLFPGVPAWAPDGRLVRIEDEGGARVLAVGDRMLTGAQLQLRAVLDIGENDVLVSAAAGEEAADPEIGEIHVYRVNELGIERVSEGPGVHSAVRSGGVTVLASSRTDVSGTSVQVLRDGKPVATVASYAEQPVLTARARLVEGGRRRIPCAVLLPTGYREADGLLPVLMDPYGGPHGQRVYAAHNPYLTSQWFADQGFAVIVADGRGAPGRSPGWEKAIKDNFPLTLDDQIEALHALAGTFPLDLDRVSIRGWSYGGYLAALAVLRRPDVFHAAVAGAPVTDFRLYDTHYTERYLGDPAKRPEVYAANSLVTEGGLTTPKNPARPLMIIHGLADDNVVMAHTLRLSSALLAEGRPHEVLPLSGVTHMTPQEQIAENVLLLQVDFLKRSLARG, encoded by the coding sequence ATGACCACGAGGCTGCAGCTCTCCTTCCCGCGTCAGTACGCCAGGACCCAGCGCTTCACGCTCGGCGCCCCGCGCGCCTTCACGGTGTCGCCGGACGGCTCCCGGGTGGTGTTCCTCCGGTCGGCTTCCGGGACCGACCGGGCGGGCCGGCTCTGGGTTCTGGATCTCGACGGCGGGGCACGCAGGCCGCAGGAGCGCCTCGCCGCCGATCCGGAGGCGCTGCTCGGCGGGGCGCGGGAGACGCTCTCGGCCGAGGAGCGGGCCCGGCGGGAGCGCAGCCGCGAGGGCTCGGCAGGCATCGTCGGCTACGCGGTGGACCAGGCGGTCGAGTTGGCCGCGTTCGCCCTTTCCGGGCGGCTGTACGCGGCGGAGCTGCGCGCCGGTACCGCGCGCGAACTGCCCGCGCCCGGACCGGTGATCGACCCCCGGCCCTCCCCCGACGGCCGGCACATCGCCTATGTGGCTCAGGGCGCGCTGCGTCTGACCGGCGCGGAGGGCGAGGGGGACAGGGCGCTGGCCGAGCCGGAGGACGAGCACACGACGTACGGCCTGGCGGAGTTCGTCGCGGCCGAGGAGATGGACCGCTCGCGGGGCTTCTGGTGGGCGCCCGAGTCGGACCGGCTGCTGGTGGCGCGCGTGGACGAACGGCACGTACGACGCTGGTGGATCTCCGACCCGGCCCATCCGGACCGGGAGCCGGAGCAGGTGGCCTACCCGGCGGCGGGCACGCCCAATGCCGAGGTGAGGCTGTTCCTGCTCACGCTGGACGGGGGGCGTACGGAGGTGAGCTGGGAACGGTCCCGCTACCCGTATCTGGCCCGGGTGCACTGGTCGGCGGCGGGCGCCCCGCTGCTGCTCGTCCAGGCGCGCGACCAGCGGACCCAGCTGTATCTGGCGGTGGACCCGGAGACGGGCACCACGCGCACGGTCCATGTCGACGAGGACGCGGTATGGCTGGATCTGTTCCCCGGGGTTCCGGCGTGGGCGCCGGACGGGCGTCTTGTGCGGATCGAGGACGAGGGCGGCGCGCGGGTGCTGGCGGTCGGTGACCGGATGCTGACCGGGGCACAGTTGCAGCTGCGGGCGGTGCTCGACATCGGCGAGAACGATGTTCTGGTGTCCGCGGCCGCGGGCGAGGAGGCCGCGGATCCTGAGATCGGTGAGATCCATGTGTACCGGGTCAACGAGCTGGGCATCGAGCGCGTCTCGGAAGGGCCCGGGGTCCACTCGGCCGTTCGCTCCGGCGGGGTGACCGTACTGGCCTCCTCACGCACGGACGTGAGCGGGACATCCGTCCAGGTGCTGCGGGACGGCAAGCCGGTCGCGACGGTGGCCTCGTACGCCGAGCAGCCCGTACTGACCGCGCGGGCGCGGCTGGTGGAGGGCGGGCGGCGGCGGATTCCCTGCGCCGTGCTGCTGCCGACGGGTTACCGGGAGGCGGACGGACTGCTGCCCGTACTGATGGATCCGTACGGGGGACCCCACGGCCAGCGCGTGTACGCGGCGCACAATCCGTATCTCACTTCGCAGTGGTTCGCCGACCAGGGCTTCGCGGTGATCGTCGCGGACGGGCGGGGGGCTCCCGGGCGCTCCCCCGGCTGGGAGAAGGCGATCAAGGACAATTTCCCGCTGACCCTCGACGACCAGATCGAGGCCCTGCACGCGCTCGCCGGAACGTTCCCGCTCGACCTGGACCGCGTCTCGATCCGCGGCTGGTCCTACGGCGGCTACCTGGCGGCCCTCGCGGTACTGCGCCGCCCCGATGTCTTCCACGCGGCGGTGGCGGGGGCGCCGGTGACGGACTTCCGGCTGTACGACACGCACTACACCGAGCGCTATCTCGGCGATCCGGCGAAGCGGCCGGAAGTGTACGCGGCGAACTCCCTTGTCACGGAGGGCGGGTTGACGACGCCGAAGAACCCGGCCAGGCCGCTGATGATCATCCATGGCCTGGCGGACGACAATGTGGTGATGGCGCATACGTTGCGGTTGTCGTCGGCGTTGCTGGCGGAAGGGAGGCCGCATGAGGTGCTTCCGTTGAGCGGGGTGACGCATATGACTCCGCAGGAGCAGATCGCGGAGAACGTGCTGCTGCTCCAGGTGGACTTCCTGAAGCGGTCGCTGGCTCGGGGGTAG
- a CDS encoding ABC transporter ATP-binding protein, with protein sequence MAEAILQVRDLVKHYPLTRGILFKKQVGAVRAVDGVDLDLVAGETLGIVGESGCGKSTLAKMLVHLEEPTAGTIRYKGEDVTRLSGRALKAVRRNIQMIFQDPYTSLNPRMTVGDIIGEPYEIHPEVAPKGDRRRKVQDLLDVVGLNPEYINRYPHQFSGGQRQRIGIARGLALQPEIIVADEPVSALDVSVQAQVINLLDSLQSEFSLSYVFIAHDLSIVRHISDRIGVMYLGRVVEIGRDEEIYDHPTHPYTQALLSAVPVPDPEAREHRERIILYGDVPSPAKIPSGCRFRTRCWKAQERCELEVPLLEVPAVFRLQEGPAKHASACHLAEENLVVSGVDSGDKGH encoded by the coding sequence ATGGCTGAGGCGATCCTTCAGGTCCGCGACCTGGTCAAGCACTATCCGCTCACCCGGGGCATCCTCTTCAAGAAGCAGGTGGGCGCGGTCAGGGCGGTGGACGGCGTCGACCTCGACCTGGTGGCGGGCGAAACGCTCGGCATCGTCGGCGAGTCGGGCTGCGGGAAGTCCACGCTCGCCAAGATGCTGGTCCATCTGGAGGAGCCGACGGCAGGGACGATCCGGTACAAGGGCGAGGACGTCACCCGGCTGTCCGGACGCGCGCTGAAGGCGGTGCGGCGGAACATCCAGATGATCTTCCAGGATCCGTACACCTCGCTCAATCCGCGGATGACGGTCGGGGACATCATCGGTGAGCCCTACGAGATCCATCCCGAGGTGGCGCCGAAGGGCGACCGGCGGCGCAAGGTCCAGGATCTGCTGGATGTCGTCGGGCTCAACCCCGAGTACATCAACCGCTATCCGCACCAGTTCAGCGGCGGTCAGCGCCAGCGCATCGGCATCGCACGCGGCCTCGCGCTCCAGCCGGAGATCATCGTGGCCGACGAGCCCGTCTCGGCGCTCGACGTGTCCGTCCAGGCGCAGGTGATCAACCTGCTGGACAGCCTTCAGAGCGAGTTCAGCCTGAGCTATGTCTTCATCGCGCACGACCTGTCGATCGTGAGGCACATCTCGGACCGGATCGGCGTGATGTATCTGGGACGGGTGGTGGAGATCGGCAGGGACGAGGAGATCTACGACCATCCGACCCACCCCTACACGCAGGCACTGCTGTCCGCGGTCCCGGTGCCGGACCCGGAGGCGCGCGAGCACCGCGAGCGGATCATTCTGTACGGCGACGTCCCGTCACCGGCGAAGATCCCCTCCGGCTGCCGATTCCGCACGCGCTGCTGGAAGGCGCAGGAGAGGTGCGAGCTCGAGGTGCCGCTGCTGGAGGTGCCCGCGGTGTTCCGGCTCCAGGAGGGGCCGGCGAAGCATGCGTCGGCGTGCCACCTCGCGGAGGAGAATCTCGTCGTGTCGGGGGTGGACTCCGGCGACAAAGGCCACTGA
- a CDS encoding ABC transporter ATP-binding protein: MLLEVRNLHVEFRTRDGVAKAVNGVNYTVDEGETLAVLGESGSGKSVTAQAVMGILDMPPGKITGGEVLFQERDLLKLKEEERRKIRGAGMAMIFQDALSSLNPVLSVGEQLGEMFTVHRGMTKKDARAKAVELMERVGIPAAKERVGQYPHQFSGGMRQRIMIAMALALEPSLIIADEPTTALDVTVQAQVMDLLATLRRELNMGLILITHDLGVVADVADKIAVMYAGRIVETAPVHDIYKAPAHPYTRGLLDSIPRLDQKGEELYAIKGLPPNLMRIPPGCAFNPRCPLARDVCQTDEPPLYEVSAGRRSACHFWQEQLHG, encoded by the coding sequence ATGTTGCTCGAAGTGCGCAATCTGCACGTGGAGTTCCGTACCCGGGACGGAGTGGCCAAGGCCGTCAACGGCGTCAACTACACCGTGGACGAGGGGGAGACCCTCGCCGTGCTGGGCGAGTCGGGCTCCGGGAAATCCGTCACCGCGCAGGCGGTCATGGGCATCCTGGACATGCCCCCGGGGAAGATCACCGGCGGCGAGGTCCTCTTCCAGGAAAGGGATCTGCTGAAGCTCAAGGAGGAGGAGCGGCGCAAGATCCGCGGGGCCGGGATGGCCATGATCTTCCAGGACGCGCTCTCGTCCCTGAACCCGGTGCTGAGCGTGGGTGAACAGCTCGGCGAGATGTTCACCGTCCATCGCGGGATGACGAAGAAGGACGCGCGCGCCAAGGCGGTCGAGCTGATGGAGCGGGTGGGCATCCCCGCGGCCAAGGAGCGCGTGGGGCAGTATCCGCACCAGTTCAGCGGCGGCATGCGCCAGCGCATCATGATCGCCATGGCGCTCGCGCTGGAGCCTTCGCTGATCATCGCGGACGAGCCGACGACCGCGCTGGACGTCACCGTCCAGGCACAGGTCATGGACCTGCTGGCCACGCTCCGACGCGAGTTGAACATGGGGCTCATCCTGATCACCCACGACCTCGGTGTCGTCGCGGACGTCGCGGACAAGATCGCGGTGATGTACGCGGGACGGATCGTCGAGACCGCGCCGGTCCACGACATCTACAAGGCCCCGGCCCATCCGTACACCAGGGGGCTGCTCGACTCGATCCCGCGCCTGGACCAGAAGGGCGAGGAGCTGTACGCGATCAAGGGCCTGCCGCCGAACCTGATGAGGATCCCGCCGGGCTGTGCCTTCAACCCGCGCTGTCCGCTGGCCCGCGACGTGTGCCAGACCGACGAGCCGCCGCTGTACGAGGTGTCCGCCGGCCGCAGGAGCGCCTGCCACTTCTGGCAGGAGCAGCTCCATGGCTGA
- a CDS encoding ABC transporter permease, which produces MPERQTDDGGAIASTGAGGALDLATSEGVTLEPQPSAAPGGRAPGGPEGTGPAEKTRSLWSDAWHDLRTNPVFIISGLVIIFLLIISIWPSLIATQSPLHCDLAKAQQGSQPGHPFGFNGQGCDVYTRTVYGARASVTVGVCATLGVALIGSALGGFAGFYGGGRDGVVSRLTDIFFGIPVVLGGLVFLSVVSSSTIWPVVGFMVLLGWPQVSRIARGSVIAAKQNDYVQAARALGASNSRMLLRHIAPNAVAPVIVVATIALGTYISLEATLSFLGVGLKPPTVSWGIDISSASPYIRNAPHMLLWPAGALAVTVLAFIMLGDAVRDALDPKLR; this is translated from the coding sequence ATGCCTGAGCGGCAGACCGACGACGGGGGAGCCATCGCCTCGACCGGCGCGGGCGGTGCACTGGACCTCGCCACCAGCGAGGGGGTGACGCTGGAGCCGCAACCGTCAGCCGCCCCCGGGGGACGCGCCCCCGGCGGCCCCGAGGGCACCGGGCCCGCCGAGAAGACCCGCAGCCTCTGGTCCGACGCCTGGCACGATCTGCGAACCAACCCGGTCTTCATCATCTCCGGCCTGGTCATCATCTTCCTGTTGATCATCTCCATCTGGCCTTCGCTGATCGCGACGCAAAGCCCGCTCCACTGCGATCTCGCCAAGGCCCAGCAGGGTTCCCAGCCCGGTCACCCCTTCGGCTTCAACGGGCAGGGCTGCGACGTGTACACCCGTACGGTCTACGGTGCCCGTGCCTCGGTCACGGTCGGCGTCTGTGCCACGCTCGGTGTCGCGCTGATCGGTTCCGCGCTGGGCGGATTCGCCGGCTTCTACGGCGGGGGACGGGACGGGGTCGTGTCCCGGCTCACCGACATCTTCTTCGGCATCCCGGTGGTCCTCGGCGGTCTGGTCTTCCTGTCCGTCGTCTCCAGCTCCACCATCTGGCCGGTCGTCGGCTTCATGGTGCTGCTGGGCTGGCCCCAGGTCTCCCGTATCGCGCGGGGCTCGGTCATCGCCGCAAAACAGAACGACTACGTCCAGGCGGCGCGTGCGCTCGGCGCGTCCAACTCCCGGATGCTGCTGCGGCACATCGCCCCCAACGCCGTGGCCCCGGTGATCGTCGTGGCGACCATCGCGCTCGGCACCTACATCTCCCTGGAGGCGACCCTGTCGTTCCTCGGTGTCGGCCTCAAACCGCCGACCGTGTCCTGGGGCATCGACATCTCCTCCGCATCGCCGTACATCCGCAACGCCCCGCACATGCTGCTCTGGCCGGCCGGAGCGCTGGCGGTCACCGTGCTCGCGTTCATCATGCTCGGCGACGCGGTGCGCGACGCCCTCGACCCCAAGCTGCGCTGA
- a CDS encoding ABC transporter permease — translation MGRYVIRRLLQMIPVFFGATLLIFLMVNVMGDPVAGLCGDRQCDPATAAQLRTEFGLDKPLWQQYLTYMGNVFTGDFGTAFNGQEVTELMGEAFPVTIRLTLVAIFFEILIGITLGVLTGLKRGRPVDTGALLLTLVVISIPTFVMGLLLQLLLGVEWGVIKPAVSTEAPLNELIIPGLVLASVSLAYVTRLTRTSIAENARSDYVRTAKAKGLPRRRVVSRHLLRNSLIPVVTFIGTDVGALMGGAIVTERIFNIHGVGYQLYQGILRQNTQTVVGFVTVLVIVFLLANLLVDLLYAVLDPRIRYA, via the coding sequence ATGGGACGTTATGTGATCCGGCGTCTGCTGCAGATGATCCCGGTCTTCTTCGGCGCGACGCTGCTGATCTTCCTCATGGTGAACGTGATGGGTGACCCCGTCGCCGGCCTGTGCGGGGACCGGCAGTGCGACCCGGCGACGGCCGCACAGCTGCGCACGGAGTTCGGCCTCGACAAGCCGCTGTGGCAGCAATACCTCACCTACATGGGCAACGTCTTCACCGGCGACTTCGGCACCGCGTTCAACGGCCAGGAGGTCACCGAGCTGATGGGCGAGGCCTTCCCCGTCACCATCCGGCTCACCCTCGTCGCGATCTTCTTCGAGATCCTCATCGGCATCACCCTCGGGGTGCTCACCGGTCTCAAGCGCGGCCGTCCCGTCGACACCGGCGCGCTGCTTCTCACCCTGGTGGTCATCTCGATTCCGACCTTTGTCATGGGTCTCCTCCTCCAGCTGCTGCTGGGCGTCGAGTGGGGGGTCATCAAGCCCGCCGTGTCCACGGAGGCGCCGCTCAACGAGCTGATCATCCCCGGCCTGGTGCTCGCCTCGGTCTCGCTCGCCTATGTCACGCGGCTGACCCGGACGTCCATCGCCGAGAACGCCCGGTCCGACTACGTTCGGACGGCGAAGGCGAAGGGGCTCCCCAGGCGCCGGGTCGTCAGCCGCCATCTGCTGCGGAATTCACTGATCCCCGTGGTCACCTTCATCGGCACCGACGTGGGTGCCCTGATGGGCGGCGCGATCGTCACCGAGCGCATCTTCAACATCCACGGCGTCGGCTACCAGCTCTACCAGGGCATCCTGCGCCAGAACACCCAGACCGTCGTCGGCTTTGTGACCGTGCTCGTCATTGTCTTCCTGCTGGCGAATCTGCTCGTCGACCTCCTGTACGCCGTACTCGACCCGAGGATCCGCTATGCCTGA
- a CDS encoding ABC transporter substrate-binding protein: MRGVTHARCAVCAVAVALVATACGGGSDSGTSGADGIVKSSWGDPQNPLEPANTNEVQGGKVLDMLFRGLKRYNAKTGAAEDMLAEKIVTPDSVNFTITVKDGWTFSNGEKVTAKSFVDAWNYGANLKNNQKNAYFFGYIDGYAQVHPDKGRPTAQTLSGLKVVNGKTFTVKLSQKFSTFPDTLGYSAFSPLPTAFFNDHDAWLSKPIGNGPYTVSSYTKGATMEMRRWDAYPGPDKAQNGGIDLNVYTDSNTAYTDLTAGNLDLVDDVPASQLKNVQADLGDRYINTSAGIIQTLAFPHYTPAWNTPDAAKVRKGLSMAINRRQITDTIFQKTRTPAKDWTSPVLGADGGFDGTLCGLECEYNPAEAKKLITEGGGIPGGQLKISYNADTGSHKEWVDAVCNNINDALGNDKACVGNPVGTFADFRNQIGQHKMPGPFRAGWQMDYPLIQNFQQPLYYTNASSNDGLYSNPEYDKLVDQANAETDTAKAVDLFKKAEQVLRDDMGAIPLWYQNGSAGYSERLSNVALNPFSLPVYNEIKVS, from the coding sequence ATGCGTGGAGTCACGCACGCCAGATGTGCCGTGTGCGCGGTGGCCGTCGCCCTCGTGGCGACGGCCTGCGGCGGCGGCAGCGACAGCGGTACAAGTGGCGCCGACGGGATCGTGAAGTCCTCCTGGGGTGATCCGCAGAACCCGCTGGAGCCTGCCAACACCAACGAGGTGCAGGGCGGCAAAGTCCTCGACATGCTCTTCCGCGGACTCAAGCGGTACAACGCGAAGACCGGCGCGGCCGAGGACATGCTCGCCGAGAAGATCGTGACGCCGGACTCGGTGAACTTCACCATCACCGTCAAGGACGGCTGGACCTTCAGCAACGGCGAGAAGGTCACCGCCAAGTCCTTCGTGGACGCCTGGAACTACGGCGCCAACCTCAAGAACAACCAGAAGAACGCCTACTTCTTCGGCTACATCGACGGCTACGCACAGGTCCACCCCGACAAGGGGCGGCCCACCGCCCAGACCCTTTCCGGGCTCAAGGTCGTCAACGGCAAGACCTTCACGGTCAAGCTCAGCCAGAAGTTCTCCACGTTCCCCGACACCCTCGGCTACTCGGCCTTCTCACCGCTGCCCACGGCCTTCTTCAACGACCACGACGCCTGGCTGTCCAAGCCGATCGGCAACGGCCCGTACACCGTCAGCTCGTACACCAAGGGCGCGACGATGGAGATGCGCCGCTGGGACGCCTATCCGGGCCCGGACAAGGCGCAGAACGGCGGCATCGACCTGAATGTGTACACGGACAGCAACACCGCGTACACCGATCTGACCGCCGGCAACCTCGATCTCGTCGACGACGTCCCCGCCTCGCAGCTCAAGAACGTGCAGGCCGACCTCGGCGACCGCTACATCAACACCTCCGCCGGCATCATCCAGACCCTCGCCTTTCCCCACTACACCCCGGCCTGGAACACACCGGACGCCGCCAAAGTGCGCAAGGGCCTGTCCATGGCGATCAACCGCCGGCAGATCACCGACACGATCTTCCAGAAGACGCGTACGCCCGCGAAGGACTGGACCTCGCCCGTGCTCGGCGCGGACGGCGGCTTCGACGGCACTCTGTGCGGTTTGGAGTGCGAGTACAACCCCGCCGAGGCGAAGAAGCTGATCACCGAGGGCGGCGGCATCCCCGGTGGCCAGCTGAAGATCTCGTACAACGCGGACACCGGCTCGCACAAGGAATGGGTCGACGCCGTCTGCAACAACATCAACGACGCCCTCGGCAACGACAAAGCGTGCGTCGGCAACCCCGTCGGCACCTTCGCGGACTTCCGCAACCAGATCGGGCAGCACAAGATGCCCGGTCCGTTCCGGGCCGGCTGGCAGATGGACTACCCGCTGATCCAGAACTTCCAGCAGCCGCTCTACTACACCAACGCCTCCTCCAACGACGGGCTGTACAGCAACCCCGAGTACGACAAGCTCGTCGACCAGGCCAACGCCGAGACCGACACCGCGAAGGCCGTCGACCTGTTCAAGAAGGCCGAACAAGTGCTGCGGGACGACATGGGCGCCATCCCGCTCTGGTACCAGAACGGCAGCGCCGGCTACTCGGAGCGCCTCTCCAATGTCGCCCTGAACCCCTTCAGCCTCCCGGTCTACAACGAGATCAAAGTCAGCTGA
- a CDS encoding GNAT family N-acetyltransferase, translating to MSFTVRPATPEDAPAVCALLNAVDVLEIGRAETGLGSVETDLNHPQADLAHNSWLAFRGGELVAYGLLRDDSGAERIDIDHYVLPGHQDAGERLLDLLQTRAVQRAEANGAERAVVHLHLNVRPTLDTSLLTGRGWKAVRRYNVLARPLSPSADPVPAPPPGLTLRDCREEADRRRAHELIEETFAEHYDHLPRSYEQWLDDRGKGIDWSLVWIASLAGSGDVAVVVTRDDREAHGWIQYLGVRKPHRGGGMASHLLRHAFGVYAQRGRDSIALGVDTENATGALRLYEAHGMSRHFAVDTWEVTLRAPASPDGRG from the coding sequence ATGTCCTTCACCGTCCGGCCGGCCACCCCCGAGGATGCCCCCGCCGTCTGCGCGTTGCTGAATGCCGTCGACGTCCTTGAAATCGGACGCGCCGAGACCGGCCTCGGTTCGGTCGAGACCGATCTGAACCACCCCCAGGCCGACCTCGCGCACAACTCCTGGTTGGCGTTCCGCGGCGGGGAGCTGGTCGCGTACGGGCTGCTCCGGGACGACTCCGGAGCCGAGCGCATCGACATCGACCACTACGTCCTGCCCGGACACCAGGACGCGGGGGAGCGGCTGCTCGATCTCCTGCAGACGCGTGCCGTGCAGCGGGCCGAGGCCAACGGGGCGGAGCGGGCCGTCGTCCATCTCCATCTCAATGTCCGGCCCACCCTGGACACCTCGCTGCTCACCGGCCGGGGCTGGAAGGCCGTGCGCCGCTACAACGTCCTCGCCCGGCCGCTGTCACCCTCCGCCGACCCCGTCCCGGCCCCGCCGCCCGGGCTCACCCTGCGCGACTGCCGCGAGGAGGCGGACCGCAGGCGCGCCCACGAGCTGATCGAGGAGACGTTCGCCGAGCACTACGACCACCTGCCGCGCAGCTACGAGCAGTGGCTCGACGACCGCGGCAAGGGGATCGACTGGTCCCTGGTCTGGATCGCCTCCCTCGCGGGCTCGGGCGACGTCGCCGTCGTGGTGACCCGGGACGACCGCGAGGCACACGGCTGGATCCAGTACCTCGGCGTACGCAAGCCGCACCGGGGCGGCGGGATGGCGAGTCATCTGCTGCGCCATGCCTTCGGCGTCTACGCGCAGCGCGGCCGCGACAGCATTGCCCTCGGAGTGGACACCGAGAACGCCACGGGCGCACTGCGGCTGTACGAGGCCCATGGCATGAGCCGCCACTTCGCCGTGGACACCTGGGAGGTGACGCTGCGGGCTCCGGCTAGTCCGGACGGCCGAGGCTGA